Proteins from one Bacteroides zhangwenhongii genomic window:
- a CDS encoding relaxase/mobilization nuclease domain-containing protein, translating into MIGKIKKGSRFKGCVNYVLGKEQAALLHADGVLTESRGDIIRSFCMQTGMNPDLKKPVGHIALSYSAVDAPKLTDEKMIQLALEYMREMKITDTQYIIVRHQDREHPHVHIVFNRIDNNGKTISDRNDMYRNEQVCKKLKAKHGLYFAGGKEQVKQHRLKEPDKSKYEIYNAVKNEIGKSKNWQQLQQRLAEKGITIQFKYKGQTGDIQGVSFSKGEYTFKGSEIDRSFSFSKLDKCFGDVGQTTVGSNKQTVTAPVQKSVSAPDKADNSFITGLGGLFSDLSAPADEMPDDSFLRKKKKKKKKQLKL; encoded by the coding sequence ATGATTGGAAAAATAAAAAAGGGAAGCAGGTTTAAGGGTTGCGTAAACTATGTGTTGGGCAAGGAACAGGCGGCTTTGCTTCATGCGGACGGGGTATTGACGGAAAGCCGGGGCGATATAATCCGCAGCTTCTGTATGCAGACCGGGATGAATCCCGACTTGAAGAAGCCGGTCGGACATATTGCGCTAAGTTATTCGGCAGTGGATGCACCCAAATTGACAGACGAGAAGATGATACAGCTTGCACTGGAGTATATGCGTGAAATGAAAATCACCGATACGCAGTATATCATCGTGCGCCATCAAGACCGGGAACATCCACATGTACATATCGTGTTCAATCGCATAGACAACAACGGCAAGACCATTTCGGACAGGAACGATATGTACCGGAATGAACAGGTGTGCAAGAAACTGAAAGCCAAACACGGGCTTTATTTCGCTGGTGGAAAAGAGCAGGTGAAGCAGCACCGCTTGAAAGAGCCGGACAAATCGAAATACGAGATTTACAACGCTGTAAAGAATGAAATCGGGAAGTCCAAGAACTGGCAGCAGTTACAGCAGCGGTTAGCGGAAAAGGGTATTACTATCCAGTTCAAGTACAAGGGGCAAACGGGTGATATACAGGGCGTTTCCTTTTCCAAAGGCGAATACACGTTCAAGGGTTCGGAGATAGACCGCAGTTTTAGTTTCTCCAAACTGGATAAATGTTTTGGGGATGTAGGGCAAACGACAGTCGGAAGCAATAAGCAGACGGTTACCGCACCTGTTCAGAAATCAGTATCAGCACCCGACAAAGCGGATAATTCTTTTATAACAGGTTTAGGCGGTCTGTTTTCCGATTTGTCAGCCCCGGCTGATGAAATGCCCGATGATTCCTTTTTGAGAAAGAAGAAGAAAAAAAAGAAAAAACAACTAAAGTTATAA
- a CDS encoding MobC family plasmid mobilization relaxosome protein, whose product MTDIKDKPGGRPAKKRIDKQQRVVSTKLTELQYYAIKKRAGEAGLQVSEYVRQAVVSAEVIPRLNRQDADTIRRLAGEANNINQLAHRANAGGFALVAVELVKLKNRIVEIINQLSDDWKNKKGKQV is encoded by the coding sequence ATGACAGACATAAAGGATAAGCCGGGCGGTCGTCCGGCAAAGAAACGGATAGACAAGCAGCAACGGGTAGTCAGTACGAAGCTGACCGAGTTGCAGTATTACGCCATCAAGAAACGAGCCGGAGAAGCCGGGTTGCAGGTCAGTGAGTATGTACGGCAGGCGGTCGTTTCGGCAGAGGTCATACCCCGGCTGAACAGGCAGGATGCAGATACCATCCGCAGGCTGGCAGGGGAAGCCAACAACATCAACCAGTTGGCGCACCGGGCTAATGCCGGAGGTTTCGCACTGGTGGCGGTGGAACTGGTGAAACTCAAAAACAGGATTGTCGAAATTATAAACCAGTTGTCGGATGATTGGAAAAATAAAAAAGGGAAGCAGGTTTAA
- a CDS encoding toprim domain-containing protein: protein MNIEDIKKISIVDYLHSLGYSPVKQQGNGLWYKSPLREEQEASFKVNTDRNLWYDFGAGKGGNIIALAKELYCSDHLPYLLNRIAEQTPHVRPVNFSFRQRRTEPSFQHLEVRDLTHPALLRYLQGRGINIGLAKRECKELHFTHNGKPFFAIGFPNMAGGYEVRNSFFKGCIAPKDITHIRQQGEPREKCLVFEGFMDYLSFLTLRMKNCPTMPDLDRQDYVILNSTANVSKAIDVLSPYERIHCMLDNDKAGYKATQAIASEYSYRVRDFSHNYRGYSDLNDYLCGRKQEQKNSISQAQEMKQETGQRTAPRQKRGRGI from the coding sequence ATGAATATCGAAGATATAAAGAAAATATCCATTGTGGATTATTTGCACAGCTTGGGCTATTCACCCGTCAAGCAGCAGGGAAACGGTTTATGGTACAAATCACCGTTGAGGGAGGAACAGGAAGCGTCCTTTAAGGTGAATACCGACCGCAATCTCTGGTATGATTTTGGCGCAGGCAAAGGCGGCAACATCATCGCACTGGCAAAGGAACTTTATTGCTCCGACCATCTGCCATACCTTTTAAACCGGATAGCGGAACAGACACCGCACGTCCGCCCGGTCAATTTTTCATTTCGCCAGCGGAGGACGGAGCCGAGTTTCCAGCATTTGGAAGTCCGTGACCTCACCCATCCGGCATTGCTCCGTTACTTGCAGGGGCGTGGCATCAACATCGGACTGGCAAAAAGAGAATGCAAGGAACTCCATTTCACCCATAACGGCAAGCCGTTCTTTGCCATCGGTTTCCCGAATATGGCAGGCGGTTACGAGGTGCGCAATTCCTTTTTCAAAGGCTGCATCGCCCCGAAAGACATCACCCACATACGGCAGCAGGGAGAACCGAGAGAGAAATGTTTGGTATTCGAGGGATTTATGGACTATCTTTCTTTCCTCACGCTCCGGATGAAGAACTGTCCGACCATGCCCGACCTTGACAGGCAGGATTATGTCATTCTCAACTCTACCGCCAATGTGTCGAAAGCCATTGATGTACTGTCACCGTATGAGCGCATACATTGTATGCTTGACAATGACAAGGCAGGGTATAAAGCGACACAGGCTATCGCATCGGAATACTCCTATCGTGTACGTGATTTCTCGCACAATTACAGGGGTTATTCGGACTTGAACGATTATCTGTGCGGTAGGAAGCAGGAGCAGAAAAACAGTATCAGCCAAGCGCAGGAAATGAAGCAGGAAACCGGACAACGTACCGCCCCAAGACAGAAAAGAGGCAGGGGCATTTAG
- a CDS encoding AAA family ATPase, which yields MENRKATEAGQGVTMQKEDFAALWKTIHLKVTDTFEVPPEILWVNGSTIGTLGNFSASTGKAKSKKTFNISAIVAAALKNDEVLKYSAYLPPNKRKILYVDTEQSKYHCHKVMERILRLAGLPTDKDMDDFVFIVLREQTPDKRKQIIGYMLENMPDVGLLIIDGIRDLMYDINSPGESTDLINLLMRWSSGYNLHIHTVLHLNKGDDNTRGHIGTELNNKAETVLQITKSQQDGNISEVKAMHIRDREFAPFAFRINDSALPEVVDGYVFKQPSQDRGFSLAELTEQQHRTALENGFGKQVIYGYENVLKTLKQGYASIGYERGRNIHVDLNKFLVNKRMIVKEGKGYRYNPDFHY from the coding sequence ATGGAAAATAGAAAAGCGACAGAAGCCGGGCAGGGCGTTACCATGCAGAAAGAGGATTTCGCAGCCCTTTGGAAAACCATTCATCTAAAGGTGACGGACACTTTTGAAGTGCCGCCCGAAATACTTTGGGTGAATGGCTCTACCATCGGCACGCTGGGTAATTTCAGCGCATCCACGGGGAAAGCCAAGAGCAAAAAGACATTCAATATTTCCGCTATCGTTGCGGCGGCGTTGAAGAATGACGAGGTTCTGAAATATTCGGCATACCTGCCACCGAACAAACGTAAAATCCTCTATGTGGACACCGAGCAGAGCAAATACCATTGCCACAAGGTTATGGAGCGTATTTTGCGGCTTGCCGGACTGCCGACCGACAAGGATATGGACGATTTTGTTTTCATCGTGTTAAGGGAACAGACACCCGACAAGCGGAAACAGATAATCGGCTATATGCTGGAGAATATGCCCGATGTGGGGTTGCTCATCATTGACGGAATCCGTGACTTGATGTACGACATCAACAGCCCCGGTGAATCGACCGACCTAATCAATCTCTTGATGCGCTGGTCAAGCGGATATAACCTGCATATCCACACCGTACTGCATTTGAACAAAGGAGATGATAATACAAGGGGGCATATCGGTACGGAACTGAATAACAAGGCTGAAACCGTTCTGCAAATCACGAAAAGCCAGCAGGACGGCAACATAAGCGAGGTAAAGGCGATGCACATACGTGACCGGGAGTTTGCCCCGTTCGCATTCCGTATCAACGACAGCGCATTGCCCGAAGTCGTGGACGGTTATGTATTCAAGCAGCCCAGCCAAGACAGGGGTTTTTCACTGGCAGAACTGACGGAGCAACAGCACAGGACAGCTTTGGAAAACGGTTTTGGCAAACAGGTTATATATGGTTATGAGAATGTCCTAAAGACCTTGAAACAGGGTTATGCGAGTATCGGCTACGAGCGTGGGCGCAATATCCATGTGGATTTGAACAAATTCCTTGTGAACAAGCGCATGATTGTGAAAGAGGGCAAAGGCTACCGCTACAATCCCGATTTCCATTATTAA
- a CDS encoding helix-turn-helix domain-containing protein, protein METSIEKRVAELENLVFLSKNVLSFDEASKFLNLSKSYLYKLTSGNLIPHYKPQGKMLYFEKAELEAWLRQNPVKTQAQIEQEAQKYILNRPLKK, encoded by the coding sequence ATGGAAACAAGTATTGAGAAGCGAGTTGCAGAACTCGAAAATTTAGTGTTCCTTTCAAAGAACGTGCTTAGCTTCGATGAAGCGAGCAAGTTTTTGAACCTTTCTAAAAGTTACCTGTACAAGCTGACTTCGGGTAACTTGATACCTCATTACAAGCCGCAGGGCAAAATGCTTTATTTTGAGAAAGCGGAACTGGAAGCATGGTTACGTCAGAACCCGGTCAAGACGCAGGCGCAGATAGAGCAGGAAGCGCAGAAGTATATCCTTAACCGTCCTCTAAAGAAATAA